A single region of the Spartobacteria bacterium genome encodes:
- a CDS encoding CGGC domain-containing protein: MKVGIIRCQQTEDMCPGNTDFKVAAEGKLAFEEIGPSEVMGFVSCGGCPGKRAIARAKLMVDRGAEAIVFASCISKGNPIGYPCPHYANMRDAIIKKVGQDIKIIEYTH, encoded by the coding sequence ATGAAAGTAGGTATTATCAGATGTCAGCAAACAGAGGATATGTGTCCCGGAAACACAGATTTTAAAGTGGCGGCCGAAGGGAAGCTGGCGTTTGAGGAAATAGGTCCCTCTGAAGTAATGGGTTTTGTCAGTTGTGGCGGCTGTCCGGGAAAAAGAGCCATTGCACGAGCCAAACTCATGGTAGACAGAGGAGCCGAAGCAATCGTTTTCGCCTCATGTATTTCAAAAGGCAATCCCATTGGTTATCCCTGTCCCCATTATGCAAACATGCGCGATGCCATAATAAAAAAGGTCGGCCAGGACATAAAAATAATTGAATATACCCATTAA
- a CDS encoding VrlD has protein sequence MIVKRRGGMTEFIPSPQEKREGLVRDHSFNLIENLHHRLSRLEEELGLPLDEAEACTSFLDKMKQDESLNKEIHTSLIKKNSKE, from the coding sequence ATGATCGTAAAACGCCGTGGCGGGATGACCGAATTCATCCCGTCTCCACAGGAAAAACGGGAAGGACTGGTCCGGGATCACTCCTTCAATCTGATCGAAAACCTGCACCACAGGTTAAGCCGGTTGGAGGAGGAACTCGGATTGCCGCTCGATGAGGCCGAAGCCTGTACCTCCTTTCTGGATAAAATGAAGCAGGATGAATCCCTGAATAAGGAGATTCACACCAGCCTGATTAAAAAAAATTCCAAGGAATAG
- a CDS encoding class I SAM-dependent methyltransferase, with product MNPANKNSKSPFENYSAEYDQWFDSEGGSAIFSLELGCLKQALEPPMGSWLEIGVGSGRFADALGIETGIDPSPAMVAMAAKRGINASLAFGENLPFEDALFDGAIMVCTICFLDDPGITLRECHRVLKRDGRLIIGVIPADSPWGIYHSRRGKQGHTFYSSARFYTASEIRFLAESNGFTFQAEHGCILPKPDDAFFSDDISRQTLREESFVVLSFIKRNNQGGKQE from the coding sequence ATGAATCCAGCAAATAAAAACAGTAAGAGTCCATTCGAAAATTACAGCGCCGAATATGATCAATGGTTTGATTCTGAAGGCGGCTCTGCGATTTTTTCGCTGGAGCTGGGCTGCCTCAAGCAGGCACTTGAACCACCGATGGGAAGTTGGCTTGAGATAGGAGTCGGTTCCGGTCGCTTTGCGGATGCTCTTGGAATAGAAACGGGTATCGATCCATCCCCGGCCATGGTTGCAATGGCGGCGAAACGAGGTATTAATGCCTCTTTGGCATTCGGAGAGAATCTGCCTTTTGAAGATGCCTTGTTTGACGGCGCAATCATGGTATGCACGATCTGCTTCCTTGATGACCCTGGCATAACACTTCGAGAATGTCATCGGGTGCTTAAAAGGGATGGACGGTTGATTATCGGTGTCATTCCGGCGGACAGTCCATGGGGAATCTATCATTCCCGAAGAGGGAAACAAGGGCATACATTCTATTCTTCCGCCCGCTTTTACACAGCATCAGAAATCAGGTTTCTGGCCGAGAGCAACGGGTTCACCTTTCAGGCCGAACACGGTTGTATTCTGCCAAAGCCGGATGACGCTTTTTTTTCAGATGATATCAGCAGGCAAACTCTCAGAGAAGAGAGTTTTGTGGTGCTTTCTTTTATAAAACGAAACAATCAAGGAGGAAAACAAGAATGA